One genomic segment of Arachis duranensis cultivar V14167 chromosome 4, aradu.V14167.gnm2.J7QH, whole genome shotgun sequence includes these proteins:
- the LOC110280550 gene encoding putative F-box/LRR-repeat protein 23: MDYQSINAGPVKKLNWLDLPHDLTLMIIGKLTTFEILTSTQFVCPKWQRICMDPLLWRTISMCHIGIRNSVDYKLEKMCRHAIDRSCGQLIDISIEYFDKGLCEIAEKLPLLEELDITLCSRVSSIAIEAIGRGCPLLKSFKYNNNGGDNEEALAIAQNMSNLHHLQLVRNYFDNSGLSAILDGCPHLESLDLRLCHDVELEGELRTRCDEQLKDLRDLNAPLDDFKFCGLCFEIAYDDAVFDYLNEKRVQEQEYSEIASDDTIYEYQEKENLDEADWEEKYAIWESIKNPRLCSQKNFPKRNPINTFMEDHQSPCGFFLSHLPHQVQLVEVNAAVVVELEYLNIWLGMARWELVCNKEV; this comes from the exons ATGGACTACCAATCCATTAATGCAGGGCCTGTGAAGAAATTAAACTGGTTGGATCTTCCACATGACCTGACTTTGATGATCATTGGAAAACTTACGACATTTGAGATCTTAACTAGTACTCAGTTCGTGTGCCCCAAATGGCAACGCATCTGCATGGATCCGCTCTTGTGGCGCACCATCAGCATGTGCCATATTGGGATTCGCAATTCAGTGGACTATAAATTGGAGAAGATGTGCCGCCATGCAATTGATCGTAGTTGTGGCCAGTTGATAGATATAAGTATTGAGTACTTTG ACAAAGGATTATGTGAGATTGCTGAAAAACTTCCATTGTTGGAGGAACTTGATATTACTCTTTGTTCCCGTGTCTCTAGTATTGCTATAGAAGCAATTGGCCGAGGTTGTCCTCTTCTAAAATCATTCAAgtataataacaatggtggcgATAACGAAGAAGCATTGGCTATTGCACAAAATATGTCCAACTTACACCATCTCCAACTTGTTAGAAACTACTTCGACAATAGTGGCTTGAGCGCCATTCTTGATGGTTGCCCTCATCTTGAATCTCTTGATTTACGCTTGTGTCACGATGTCGAGTTGGAGGGGGAATTGAGGACAAGATGTGATGAACAATTAAAAGATTTGAGGGATCTGAATGCACCTCTTGATGACTTTAAATTTTGTGGACTATGCTTTGAAATTGCATACGATGATGCAGTATTTGACTATCTAAACGAGAAGCGGGTTCAAGAACAAGAATACTCTGAGATCGCATCTGATGATACAATATATGagtatcaagaaaaagaaaatttggatGAAGCAGATTGGGAGGAGAAATATGCTATATGGGAAAGTATCAAAAATCCAAGATTATG CTCCCAGAAGAACTTCCCAAAAAGAAATCCTATCAACACCTTCATGGAAGACCACCAATCACCCTGCGGCTTCTTCCTCTCCCATCTTCCACACCAG GTTCAACTCGTTGAGGTCAACGCCGCAGTAGTCGTTGAACTCGAGTATCTCAAT ATATGGCTTGGGATGGCGAGGTGGGAGCTGGTATGCAACAAAGAAGTTTAA